The genome window CCCTACGAATTAGGACACAGCAGTGCCGTTTCCCTACAAATAAATATCGCGTTCGATCGCCCTATTCCAAAATAAACAAAATAACCAATAGTCAATAACCAATTCAAGGTTAAGATATAAACTTATAAAACCAGGGAAATTCGCTCATCACACAACTTATGCCGATCGCTCATATCATTGGACTAGGAAAATCAGGAATTGCCGCCGCCAGACTGCTAAAACGCGAAGGATGGGAAGTAACGCTGAGCGATCGCTCATCTTCCCCAAATTTGCTCGAACAGCAACAGGAATTTGCTAACGAAGGAATTCATGTGGAGTTAGGCAAATCTTTTGAACCAGTCGAATCTATAGAATTAATAGTAGTAAGTCCGGGGGTTCCCTGGGACAGTCCAGCATTAGTGCGCGCCAGAGAGTTAGGCATTGAAACAATCGGAGAAATGGCTCTCGCGTGGCGTTACCTCAAATCTCCTTGGGTGGGAATTACCGGCACTAACGGCAAAACTACTACTACTGCTTTAATTGCTGCTATTTTTGCAGAGGCCGGGCTTTACGCTCCCGCTTGCGGCAATATTGGCTATGCTGCGTGCGAATTAGCTTTAGCCGAAAAACAGCCGGATTGGGTAATCGCAGAAATCAGCAGCTATCAGATAGAATCCTCGCCGTTTGTAGCGCCACGGATCGGAGTTTTGACGACTTTGACGCCGGATCACCTCAGCCGCCACAAAACTTTGGAAAATTACTACAACATTAAAGCGCATTTGCTGAAAAAGTCTGAATTGCAAGTAATTAACGGCGACGATCCTTGTTTGCGGCAGCAAGGAGTTGACATTTGGCCGGATGCGTGTTGGACGAGTGTCAAAGGTGAAAAAGAACTGTTGGGCGATCGCACTTTTGGAGCGTACATCGAAAACGGTTGGGTAATAGCTCAAAGCGAGAAAATTCTGCCGGCTGATTCTTTGCGGATGGTGGGAGAACACAATTTGCAGAATTTGTTAATGGCGGTAGCGGCGGCTAATTTGGCGGGGATAGATAAAAGTGCGATCGCCCGGGCGATCGCTAAATTCCCCGGAGTTTCGCACCGCCTCGAACACATCTGCACTTGGGAAGGCATAGATTTCATCAACGACAGCAAAGCTACTAATTACGACGCCGCCCAAGTCGGGTTGGCTTCAGTGAGCGCACCGGCGATTTTAATTGCGGGCGGCGACGCCAAAGAAGGGGACGATCGCGCTTGGATTGATACAA of Oscillatoria nigro-viridis PCC 7112 contains these proteins:
- the murD gene encoding UDP-N-acetylmuramoyl-L-alanine--D-glutamate ligase, coding for MPIAHIIGLGKSGIAAARLLKREGWEVTLSDRSSSPNLLEQQQEFANEGIHVELGKSFEPVESIELIVVSPGVPWDSPALVRARELGIETIGEMALAWRYLKSPWVGITGTNGKTTTTALIAAIFAEAGLYAPACGNIGYAACELALAEKQPDWVIAEISSYQIESSPFVAPRIGVLTTLTPDHLSRHKTLENYYNIKAHLLKKSELQVINGDDPCLRQQGVDIWPDACWTSVKGEKELLGDRTFGAYIENGWVIAQSEKILPADSLRMVGEHNLQNLLMAVAAANLAGIDKSAIARAIAKFPGVSHRLEHICTWEGIDFINDSKATNYDAAQVGLASVSAPAILIAGGDAKEGDDRAWIDTIKAKAAGVLLIGDAAGIFADRLEQANYNAWEIVETMERAIPRAAELGKQNHAKVVLLSPACASFDQYQNFEQRGDHFRQLCLESLV